The genomic stretch ATGTCCAAACCAGTTAAGCCTATTTTCCACGGTAATTCAAATAATTTTCTTACCTATTATGTTTTAAATGAACTACTAGGCAGACATCAAACATGAATAACAAGATAAAGTATGTCCATCACCATGATACAAATTGATGTATATCTGAAATTTGAGTGTTCTTGTTAAGAAATGCATTTCATGTTTTAAACTTTGAAATTAGAAGATGGAACATAAAACAAAATATAAGCATGTTATTACATTTCAGTTCTGCCTCATGCCATGCTTTAATCCAAGATAGCAAGTTGCAAAATAAACCAACTCTAACAGAACATCTTGATGAAAGGTAACTTTAAGCGTGCATCTTCTCTCAAAAGAGATCCGATAATAATTATATTTGGAAGAAATGAACTCACTTGATTGAATGGGCGTGTTTCCGTACAATAAGCCCTTTCTAAAACTCCTCCACTGTTAAGTGCACGGATAACACCAAGAGCAGTACCATATCCAGCTGTGGCTAAACTGAGTAACAAATGAAACACACAATTGCCTGTGAGAACCTTCCATGCATAGACACATTCTCTCTTTGtcaaacaaatgaaaaatcaaaagatATTTATGTTTatacttattattttattattataagtgatggAACTGTAGCAGATACCTTCCAGTGTTGCAATGGGTCAAAACAGAAAGCTTTTGTTTCTCTGTATGGTTTTGAATAAATTTAGCTCCATAAGTCCCAATTGCTTTGTTCGACGCAACATCGTCCTCAAGCATTATTTCAGAAGCTTCTACATAAGCCTGAAAAATAATTCAATAGAATAAGTTTCGAATGGCCAAATCCAAAGTAAGAGTAAAAAGGTACAAACTATAACTTccttttttttatgaaagaattCATCATTATAAAATCTTAGAAGTACCTGAAAAACACCCTTAGCCTCTGAAGTTGTAGCAGCAGCCTTCAATGTGATTTCTTTGAGCTTTGTCGCAGCATCCGATAAGTTAACCGCGGTTGGCCGACTGAAGCAAGAAGGAAGGAAATGAAACAAAAAGTCATGCTTCGAAACTTCTTGACAACAACCTCAACTGCTAAGGAGACACTACAACATGCTAAATGCTATTTATTTATCAAGAATGGCATGACTAAGATCATTCACAACAAGTAGATTGTTGTCTTGGAAACACGGTTAATCGAGAACATACCTCGAGACAAGATAGTCCAACTTCTTCTGCAGGAAGTATACAGCGTCATCAGTAGATCCATTGAAATCATCCAAATAGGATACCTCCACAGCAAGAGAAAGAGCCGCGGCAATAGCAATAGCAGGTGCTCCTCGGACCACCATATCTCGTATAGCATTCCTAAGAAAGTCGTAAGATATAATAGATGTTGGGATACACATATTGAAAATGTAAAACAGATAATAATTCAGATTCAATAAATGTTCTTTTCTTTCCATGTCCATTGTTACTTCGGCGACCGGGATTTGAAATTGCAAACTACATCACATAATGCAGTGTAATGCAGCCATAAACTATCTGGTTGCAATGGCGGACAAATGTGCATCATGATTAAATGCTTAAAATTTACAATTGCAATTTAAAACCTTGATAGAAATATAATAACAAATTACGATTAACCATTTAAGAAAATTATCATCTATAAATCATGGTtctcaattaaaataaatcatggttctcaattaaaataaatcatggtTCTCAATTACGATTAGCTTATTAGAGCTtcccaaataaaataaatcatgGTTCTCATTTATAAAAAAGTCGTTAATATTTATAGATGTTTAATTAATGGAGACTAGAAAAAATGATAAAGTAAAAACAAATGTTATCTTATACAAAAACTTAATTTATTAAGAAACTCATAGTAACTTTATGATTCTACAAAAACAACAACCCAGCCTTAACCCACTAAGTGGAGTCGGCTACATGAATCAACTTCCGTCATAATATTCTATCCAGAACCATGCTTCTACCGAGTCaagatcctctccattttctttctccattttccctctccattactatagttttggaGACATTTTTagtgtataaaaattaaataggtCCATCAAATATCATATTATTACATTTATATTCCCAAAACTTTGATAATGGACAAAATGGAGAAGGAATAAATGGAGAGGATCTTGATTCGCTTCTACCCAAATTATTAATTTCGAGATCTTCCaaaataacttctcttatagttgTTCTAAGTCTTCCTCTACCTCAAGTTGTTTGACTTCTCTCCATCTGATGTACCTTCCTTACCGGAGAATCTACATGCCTTCTCTCTACATGCCCAAACCACCTAAATCTATTTTCTACCATCTTTTCTACTATAGGTGCTACCCCAACACTTAATGATtctattaatgtttttttatggtGTTTGCAGCAAATTGTATCCGGCAGCTTGACTCCCAATGAAACACAAGGCCGCGAAAAACACGAAGACAGGTTTggctattataattttaaataaaggcCGGCACTGTCCAAACCCCAACACAACAACAGATTTTTATGTTGCAAAACCACAACTCAGCCACAGCTGAGGCTGCATCCGCCTCATTAGACCCCGGTTCTCAACTCAACAGTATCAATAACCACTAAGCAACCATTAATGTAACCCCTATTTAAAACCTTTTTGGTCATAGCATATTCAGAATTCAGAACTAGTATACATGTAAATGCAACAATCAAATTATAACTCCTTGTTATAACTTTACATATCATCAATATCCAAGTTAAAGAGTTTACACAAagcataatttaaaaaaatttcaaacaccTCTGGAAAAATGTGTGTCTGTATGTGTCCGTGTCCAAAATCGTCACTGAAACCGACACTtgtgattttaatttatttattcttcCAAATTACTGCTGATGTCGACGTGTCAGTGTCTAAAAAAAACTAGTACTGAGAGAATTTCAACTGAAATACGTTACCAGCCATCGTTTGAATCCCGAATTTCCAAGTAAACACTTTCTAAAGGAAGCTTCCTCTGCACAATAACAACTATCATAAGCAAAAATTGAAAgaacaaaaaaagaataaaattgaatGCGAGAATCTGAAGTGAAGATTTAAATGAGGACCTGATCGAGAAGCTGAAGAGAACCGCGGTCGTAGCAAATGGCAAGGAGCGTGTTGGTGTTGGTGGAATCGGATGCCATTGATAGAGAAATTGAGTATTGTTTTTAGGGTTTGGTTCAGAACTCTCGGTTTGTCAATTGGATGTCAATGTCTCCACTGAGAGTGGCGTTCGTTCTTGCTATATCATATGATGCTgcaatcatgtttttttttttcttttatggttTGAATGCAATTTTTAATTCCTTATCCCGGGGTAGCGTGAGAATATTTTCAgaataatataaaataacataaaaattatttattgtatttataattttttaattcttaTATTTATCAACATATAATTCAGAGGATATCTCATTACATCTCTTGATTCTCTGCGTCACTTGACGAATTTCTAATTATGCTCCATGCTTTTGTAGATGCACATTCGAAAGTAGTTTTTTAAAAAGCAATTTGATTTTTTTCGTAGGTACATCTATGAAAGCATAAAAACGTAGTGAACGTTgagaaaatttaaattattttatttcagtaaatcttccgtagatgtatctacggaacgtGTTAAAAACAAAGTGTTCCGTAAATGTACCTACAGAATATTCtcttatattttaaaaactttcAAATAGTGTCAAACTATAGTACATCATAGTAGTGTAATGTAAAGGCAATAGTATATATAATACACAAAAAGAAAACACTGAATAAATCTTTCAAATAGTGTCaaacataatcaaaataaaagtacatcaatctaataaaaatacatacatcaaaAGTGTGGTCAAACTGAGCCTGATGAGTCTAGTAGTTATATGATAATTGAACTCTCCCGGAGCATAGTCGACCAACACATTACcatgtgttgtatgatgaaaATAGATTCAGTGCAGAACAACTATAAAATTTTACTTGTCTTAAATTACGTGTAGCATAAATTATTAGTAAAACTTTGTAGTTGGTCTGCACTGAATCTATTTTCATCATACAACACATTGAATGGAGGTGCCATCTGTCACCTGTGCGACTATCTGCATCCGTGCATGTCGCACGGATGCATGTTGTGCAATCCTCCTAGTTATAATGCGGTATGATTGATCGGTCATAATGTATGCGTATTACAAATAAAGCCGAAttagataaaattaaattataaaaacaataggaaaaaggaaaaacaaaaaaggaaataggaaaaacaaaaaaaaactgatttttcTTTCTTGCGTAGATACAGATACGGAAGCATCCAGAACTCATTACGTTTACTTGTTCcgcagatgcatctacggaacgttcTGCAACTTCCAAACCTCATCAATGGCATATGTACTGTTCAAAACAATGCAAAACTCAACAAACAATACCTaacgattaaattgagttttgaacgAGTCGGAATGAGTTTTAAAACTTTACTTGTATCCTAACTCTATTACGGGAAATACTCGAAAATAACTCAAAAACTCGAAAACTTACCGACTAAATTGAGTTTTGAACGACTCGGAATGTGTTGATCTTTCATGTTGATGCTCACTGCCGAATTAAGAGAGAAACAATGAAGTTTGGTGGAAGTTAgatttttgaggttgagagagaGTTGGAGTTTGAAAATTAAAGTGTTCGGAATGAGGGAGGAGAAGAGTCTGGCTTCACTTTAACATCTAATGCTTTtgtagatgcacctacagaacaaaacaactttaaacaaaaaaaaggtgtttccggaggtacatctacgaaagcaGGGGTATTTTAGAGAGTTCGCATGGTGCAAGAGAGAACCAAGGGGTGGGGTAAGATAAATCAATAATTTATtatgttaaactatttatattacataaattgaatttgtattgaaaatgaagataaaatatttgaattatttgaTATATTACATTAGTTTTTGCAATGTGGTAATGAAACTTGTGACTAAGACGATAGTTAATAGGCTGAAAACTTTATTGTGTGTGATCATCGATGAGGAGCAAAGTGCTTTTGAGAAAGGGAGACCGATAATAGATAATATTTTGATTGTAATGGAGTGCTTCTGATGTAGGAGGATTGCGCGTATCGAAGAAGAAATCGCACGTCAGAAATCACTTTAATATTTAAACAATTTTAGTTTTAATGTTtaagcaatttctattttatttgttttatttaattctgttttggattaaaggcccaatagggtttctttgttttatgtatttaaagacctttggcatggTCATAAGGTTTATCTCTTTTATAATAATAGAATCtaaaattttctttatttctggTGGACTCCAGAGCTTATCTACAAATtttgcgcttgcaaccctgttTTCATTCTAGGTTTAGCGGTTACTATTCCTTTAGGGCTTCCGACTGCGTCACCTTCCATTGAATGAAGGTGGGGAAAAGGGGGGACTATGGCTTTAAAGTTGGATATTGtttgaacaagatttggttctacactttatctctgagttttgataataacaacacatatattttatatgtaaacaatTTTATTTCTAATGTTTTCTTGAGTGTGCAAATCAGAAGCTCTGTATGATTTAGGACTATTGTCTAAAGAATCATCAGATATGTTATAGTCAGAAAGACTATTCGCTTCACTTCTGAAGAACCATCAGTAGTTTTATGGAATGCTGAATGTTAACCATAATAGGATCTCCTGTGTCAACAAGCTACTGCTTCAGAAGTCTCAAGCGTCTAAAGAAGAAATAGGtataacaccccataatttcataatttaattggaatttaaattaattatttggaattaattgattatttggtGAATTAAGTGGAGAAATTGTGAAAGGAAGTAATTGGGCTTTATATAGTGGTTAGTAAAAGGGAGGTGCTGATTGAATAGGTCTTACTAACTAttaatctatttttcataaaatagaagaaTATTGTGAAAAGAGAAATAGAAAGCCAAAGGAGGAGAAGAGCAAGTACGTGAAAAGgctgaagaagagagaaagaggaagatccaagaattttgctaaggtaaggggagataaTCCTTTTAGCTTATATTATTAGTTTAGAGATGATAGGACTGATTTTGTGTATTGTTCATGTCAGTTATAtgttttggggttttgggattaTTGGGTTTTGGGAAGTTTCATAACTTTTGGGTgatttgatgaaattggatgatgatgattgtgtatGATGTTAAATGAATCCTAAAACATGTTAGAATTGTGCTATAATATGTGAATTGGTACTGTTTTAATGTGATAATCGTTTTGACACGAATTGGGTTGAGTTGGATATGGAAAAGTGCtgtcaaaaagtgattttttagGTTGCAGGtacgtggtaaccggttacctgagggtggtaaccgattacctgacGTTACGTAGGCGAGGGTGACCTATTCGTTGTGAAATAACTGGTTACTTGaggtgaggtaaccggttacctctgtTGCATTTTGTGTTTTTGGGATGTCTGAGAGGAAGTAATCGGTTACTCtgtttgaggtaaccggttaccgcagTTAAGAATATAATTTTTGGTTACTCCGTCAGGCAGTAACCAGTTAccgcttttgtgtttttgaaaaatacattattttctaaaattcgtAACTCTCAAACCGTGTATccgttttaagtgtcgttttgaGCACAATgaagataattaaataatttatgtgaTAAAATGGTGAAATAGGCAGAGGctcgattttatttaaaattttgatttaattatattgGTGAAATTATAAATTGTGTGCATGTATTGTGAATTGTAACAATGTGATAATGTGATCATGATATGATTGTGTTGTGATTGTGATGATTGTTGGAATGATGTATGATTGATTATTGAATGATGTTGGGACATGTACATA from Vicia villosa cultivar HV-30 ecotype Madison, WI linkage group LG4, Vvil1.0, whole genome shotgun sequence encodes the following:
- the LOC131595003 gene encoding methylthioribose-1-phosphate isomerase-like codes for the protein MASDSTNTNTLLAICYDRGSLQLLDQRKLPLESVYLEIRDSNDGWNAIRDMVVRGAPAIAIAAALSLAVEVSYLDDFNGSTDDAVYFLQKKLDYLVSSRPTAVNLSDAATKLKEITLKAAATTSEAKGVFQAYVEASEIMLEDDVASNKAIGTYGAKFIQNHTEKQKLSVLTHCNTGSLATAGYGTALGVIRALNSGGVLERAYCTETRPFNQGSRLTAYELVHEKIPATLIADSAAAALMQAGRVDAVVVGADRVASNGDTANKIGTYSVALCAKFHNVPFYVAAPLTSIDLSLSSGQQIVIEERSPKELLNSRGGLGEQVAASGISVWNPAFDVTPAHLISGIITEKGVITKTTAGDAFDINAFVQKTG